From a single Deferribacterota bacterium genomic region:
- the rbsB gene encoding ribose ABC transporter substrate-binding protein RbsB, protein MRILLKGFLFALALIIVGCGSQKETDYKYKIGFVISTLNNPFFVKLKEGAEDIANVNNVKLTVLDSRNDPIKEQNNVESLIVSGVDLIIINPTDSDAVVKSVELANNKNIPVITVDRKAASGKVVCHIASDNYKGGAMAAEYIIDLLNGKGNVIELQGIPGTSAARERGKGFNERIKYSDIKVVARQPANFDRREALVVMENLLQRYPNVDAVFAHNDEMALGAIKAIEEANKDIYVVGFDGTEDALLAIKNGRLTATIAQQPSRMGRLAVENAIKYLNGEKVPKNIKVDLLLIKG, encoded by the coding sequence ATGAGAATATTATTAAAGGGTTTCCTTTTTGCTCTTGCACTAATTATTGTTGGATGTGGATCACAGAAAGAGACTGATTATAAATATAAGATTGGTTTTGTTATATCAACATTAAATAACCCTTTTTTTGTTAAATTAAAAGAGGGTGCTGAAGATATTGCTAATGTAAATAATGTTAAATTAACAGTACTTGATTCAAGGAATGACCCTATTAAAGAGCAAAATAATGTAGAGTCTTTAATTGTATCAGGTGTTGATCTAATTATTATAAACCCTACAGATTCTGATGCTGTTGTTAAGTCTGTTGAACTTGCAAATAATAAAAATATACCTGTAATAACAGTTGATAGGAAGGCGGCCTCAGGTAAGGTTGTATGCCATATTGCTTCTGATAATTATAAGGGCGGTGCTATGGCTGCCGAATACATAATAGATCTATTAAATGGTAAAGGTAATGTTATTGAATTGCAGGGAATTCCTGGTACTTCAGCAGCAAGAGAGAGAGGAAAAGGGTTTAATGAACGAATTAAATACTCAGATATAAAGGTTGTTGCACGTCAACCTGCTAACTTTGATAGAAGAGAGGCTCTAGTTGTTATGGAGAATCTCCTACAGAGGTATCCTAATGTTGATGCAGTTTTTGCTCACAACGATGAAATGGCTTTGGGTGCTATTAAGGCAATTGAAGAAGCAAATAAAGATATATATGTAGTAGGTTTTGATGGTACTGAGGATGCACTTTTGGCTATAAAAAATGGTAGATTAACTGCAACAATTGCGCAACAGCCTTCTAGAATGGGTAGACTTGCAGTGGAGAATGCGATTAAGTATTTAAACGGTGAGAAGGTTCCGAAAAATATAAAGGTAGATCTTCTTTTAATAAAAGGTTGA
- a CDS encoding ribose ABC transporter permease: MSYSNFFNILRQAAVNAIVAAGMTFVILTGGIDLSVGSILAFSGAVLAKLIVHGAYEVYAIILLLLTGAFLGLLNGFIICKGKVQPFIATLAMMILLRGATLVFTDGSPITFSSNFELHILDAIGSGYFLGIPLSVYIMLLVFVIGYFILRYMKIGRYIYAVGCNEKATYIAGINTNIVKIFAYTVCGITAAISGLIATTRLFSAQPTMGSSYELDAIAAVVIGGTPLSGGRGSIVGTLIGALIISVLNNALNILNVSSYYQMVVKGLVILVAVILDRKNI, from the coding sequence ATGAGCTATAGTAATTTTTTTAATATTTTAAGACAGGCTGCTGTTAACGCCATAGTTGCAGCTGGAATGACCTTTGTTATATTAACAGGTGGTATAGATCTATCTGTTGGCTCCATATTAGCTTTTTCAGGTGCAGTTTTGGCAAAACTAATTGTGCATGGTGCCTATGAGGTTTATGCTATTATATTACTTTTATTGACTGGGGCATTCCTTGGACTGTTAAATGGATTTATTATATGTAAAGGTAAAGTCCAGCCTTTTATAGCAACCCTTGCCATGATGATCCTTTTAAGAGGGGCAACCCTCGTCTTTACAGATGGTAGTCCTATAACTTTTAGTTCAAATTTTGAGTTACATATATTAGATGCAATTGGCTCAGGTTATTTTCTGGGTATTCCATTGTCAGTTTATATAATGTTATTAGTATTTGTAATTGGTTATTTTATTTTAAGATATATGAAGATTGGCAGATATATATATGCTGTTGGATGCAACGAAAAAGCTACCTATATAGCTGGTATTAACACAAATATTGTAAAAATATTTGCCTATACTGTTTGTGGTATAACAGCTGCTATCTCTGGTTTAATTGCAACAACTAGATTGTTCTCTGCCCAACCTACAATGGGAAGCAGCTATGAGTTAGATGCAATAGCTGCTGTAGTTATTGGAGGGACTCCTTTGTCAGGTGGCAGAGGTAGTATAGTTGGGACATTGATCGGTGCTCTTATTATAAGTGTTTTAAACAATGCATTGAATATCTTAAATGTTTCATCCTATTATCAGATGGTTGTAAAAGGTCTTGTAATATTGGTTGCAGTTATATTAGATAGAAAAAATATATAA